A portion of the uncultured Draconibacterium sp. genome contains these proteins:
- a CDS encoding RNA polymerase sigma factor RpoD/SigA → MRQLKITKQVTNRDTLSLDKYLHEIGKVELLSAEKEVELAKRIKKGDREALETLIKANLRFVVSVSKQYQNQGLSLPDLINEGNLGLIKAAERFDETRGFKFISYAVWWIRQSILQALAEQSRIVRLPLNKIGSINKINKAFNKLEQEYQREPTVDEVAELMESKPDLVEDSMNFSSTHVSMDAPLREEEGNSLYDVMLNEDSPNPDGELMDNSLRKEIERSLSTLGEREAEILRYYFGLKGYQAHTLEEIGDVFGLTRERVRQIKEKAIKKLKNQYRNRLLKSYLGK, encoded by the coding sequence ATGAGACAACTAAAAATTACCAAACAGGTAACTAACCGCGACACCCTCTCGCTGGACAAGTACCTGCATGAAATTGGCAAGGTTGAGTTGTTGTCTGCGGAAAAGGAAGTGGAGCTGGCCAAGCGCATCAAAAAAGGAGACCGTGAAGCTTTAGAAACACTGATAAAGGCGAATTTAAGATTTGTCGTTTCGGTGTCGAAACAATACCAAAACCAAGGACTTAGCTTACCCGATTTAATTAACGAAGGAAACCTGGGATTGATAAAAGCCGCAGAGCGATTTGACGAAACCCGTGGCTTTAAATTTATTTCGTATGCTGTTTGGTGGATTCGGCAGTCGATTTTGCAGGCTTTGGCCGAGCAATCGCGAATTGTACGCTTACCATTAAATAAGATTGGCTCAATAAATAAAATCAACAAAGCATTTAATAAGCTCGAGCAGGAATATCAGCGCGAACCCACGGTTGATGAAGTAGCCGAACTAATGGAATCGAAACCAGACCTGGTAGAAGATTCAATGAATTTTTCAAGTACGCATGTGTCAATGGATGCTCCTCTTCGGGAAGAAGAAGGAAACAGCCTGTATGATGTAATGCTGAATGAAGATTCGCCAAATCCTGACGGAGAATTGATGGATAACTCTTTGCGCAAGGAAATAGAGCGATCATTGTCGACCTTGGGAGAGCGTGAAGCTGAAATTTTACGTTACTACTTTGGTTTAAAAGGTTATCAGGCACACACGCTTGAAGAAATTGGCGATGTTTTTGGATTAACACGTGAACGTGTTCGACAGATTAAAGAAAAAGCAATAAAAAAACTAAAAAATCAATACCGCAACAGGTTACTAAAATCGTACCTGGGTAAATAA
- a CDS encoding cofactor-independent phosphoglycerate mutase encodes MKHIIILGDGMSDEPLAEYGGKTPLQMANKPHIDWLAKNGQSGLLKTVPESMHPGSEIANMAVMGYDVEKVFEGRGVLEAASMGVELQPGDLGMRCNLICVEDEKIKNHSAGHISNEEAEELINFLNEKLGTDKIKFYSGVSYRHLLVIKDGIKDFACTPPHDVPGTPYADCLPKTKTDVAKETADLVTDLILKSQELLKDHPVNLKRKAAGKDPGNSVWPWSPGYKPAMPTLKEMFGIGSSAVISAVDLIHGIGVYAGMKVIHVEGATGLYDTNYEGKAQAAIDALKENVFVYLHIEASDEAGHEGDVELKTKTIEYLDQRVVKYILEETAKMDEPVAIAILPDHPTPCALKTHTRDAVPFSIYKPGTEADDVEVYDEFDPRNGVFGTLEGDEFIRAFLK; translated from the coding sequence ATGAAACACATTATAATTTTGGGCGATGGCATGTCTGACGAGCCACTTGCTGAATACGGCGGAAAAACTCCGCTTCAAATGGCGAATAAACCACACATTGATTGGCTGGCAAAAAACGGTCAGTCAGGTCTCTTAAAAACCGTTCCGGAAAGTATGCATCCGGGAAGTGAAATTGCCAACATGGCCGTTATGGGCTACGATGTTGAAAAGGTTTTTGAAGGTAGGGGAGTGTTAGAAGCTGCCAGCATGGGAGTGGAACTGCAACCCGGTGATTTGGGTATGCGTTGCAACCTGATTTGCGTGGAAGATGAAAAGATCAAGAATCACTCGGCCGGACATATTTCAAATGAAGAAGCCGAAGAGTTAATCAATTTTTTGAATGAAAAACTAGGAACGGATAAAATCAAATTTTATTCGGGCGTATCGTATCGTCATTTGCTGGTAATTAAAGATGGTATAAAAGACTTTGCCTGCACGCCACCACACGATGTTCCGGGAACTCCGTATGCCGATTGTTTGCCAAAAACAAAAACTGATGTAGCAAAAGAAACTGCTGATTTGGTAACCGATTTGATTTTAAAATCGCAGGAACTATTGAAAGATCATCCGGTGAATTTGAAGCGAAAAGCGGCCGGAAAAGATCCGGGCAACAGTGTTTGGCCATGGTCGCCGGGTTATAAACCTGCAATGCCAACTTTAAAAGAAATGTTTGGAATCGGGAGTTCTGCGGTTATTTCTGCGGTCGATCTGATTCACGGAATTGGCGTATATGCCGGAATGAAAGTGATTCATGTTGAAGGCGCAACCGGTTTGTACGATACCAACTACGAAGGAAAAGCACAAGCAGCAATCGACGCGCTAAAAGAAAATGTTTTTGTGTATTTGCACATCGAAGCCAGCGACGAAGCCGGACACGAAGGTGATGTGGAGCTAAAAACAAAAACCATTGAATACCTCGATCAGCGTGTAGTAAAATACATTTTGGAAGAAACAGCAAAAATGGACGAGCCAGTGGCAATTGCTATTTTGCCTGATCATCCAACGCCGTGTGCGCTAAAAACACACACACGCGACGCAGTTCCGTTTTCTATTTACAAACCGGGCACCGAAGCCGATGATGTGGAAGTTTACGACGAATTCGATCCGCGGAACGGAGTGTTTGGTACTTTGGAAGGCGATGAATTTATTCGTGCTTTTTTGAAGTAA
- a CDS encoding SPOR domain-containing protein gives MIYRKFLALLTIFIIFLFSSNNIFGSKQDNRLSEAICLFDEGQFENAEPILKKLLDEKPDHLMVNYYYGACRTENGHYGTNEIIYLLNGSVGEAPLKTDYYIAVQYHAENRWDEALKYYTLFKNKTDNGTQAEVELTKKMQMCSDHINPFVAADDDNTTAETQNSDILPTPIPREAETELFEPIVDETTTTTKTADSAEFVPVIDSVDSDSSATISKDENPVFEKEPARILNDPINFVVTPEITYPDTSFFKTPMGLKFYDEGKSKQNELEQTINETDKLRKQYASANSYSERQSLGEVILTKESSIFELREISEELQLKAQQEEAGYWQNASFNEKEELKKEVQDYLDAVSAMSAPEKPDTIILVTPSVAPVQRTISHESEEPEDELIYKIQIGAYSRGLPAYVKRLFDKLSYIRKIENYTDEKGIVVYTTGNLTNFEDALRMQEQVRREGIEDAYVVPYFNGKRITLSEAKEIENDK, from the coding sequence ATGATTTATAGAAAGTTTTTAGCACTACTAACAATATTCATTATTTTTTTGTTTTCATCAAACAACATTTTTGGAAGCAAGCAGGATAACAGGTTGTCTGAAGCCATTTGTTTATTCGACGAAGGCCAGTTTGAAAACGCCGAACCTATTCTGAAAAAACTATTGGATGAAAAACCCGACCATCTGATGGTTAACTACTACTACGGTGCCTGCAGAACAGAAAATGGGCACTATGGAACAAATGAGATCATCTACCTTTTGAACGGCAGTGTGGGTGAAGCGCCGCTGAAAACGGATTATTATATAGCTGTACAATACCACGCCGAAAATCGTTGGGACGAAGCCCTTAAATATTATACATTATTTAAGAACAAAACTGACAATGGTACGCAAGCCGAGGTAGAACTTACCAAAAAAATGCAGATGTGCAGCGATCACATCAACCCATTTGTTGCGGCTGATGATGACAACACAACAGCAGAAACCCAAAACAGCGATATTTTACCAACCCCCATTCCGCGAGAGGCGGAGACAGAACTATTTGAACCTATAGTTGATGAAACAACCACAACCACCAAAACTGCCGATTCAGCAGAATTTGTTCCGGTTATAGATTCTGTTGATTCCGATTCGTCAGCGACAATATCAAAGGATGAAAACCCGGTTTTTGAGAAAGAGCCTGCAAGGATTTTGAATGATCCCATCAATTTTGTTGTAACTCCGGAGATTACTTATCCTGACACCAGCTTCTTTAAAACCCCAATGGGCTTAAAATTTTATGATGAAGGAAAATCAAAACAAAACGAACTGGAACAAACGATAAACGAGACCGACAAACTCCGTAAACAATATGCATCTGCAAACTCGTACAGCGAACGACAATCGCTCGGAGAAGTTATCTTAACTAAAGAATCGAGTATTTTCGAATTACGCGAAATATCAGAAGAATTGCAGCTAAAAGCTCAACAGGAAGAAGCCGGGTATTGGCAAAATGCGTCATTCAACGAGAAAGAAGAACTGAAAAAAGAAGTTCAGGATTATTTAGATGCCGTTAGTGCCATGTCGGCACCCGAAAAACCGGATACAATAATTCTGGTAACACCATCCGTTGCTCCTGTACAGCGAACAATTTCACACGAAAGCGAAGAACCGGAGGATGAATTAATATACAAAATACAAATTGGCGCCTACAGCCGTGGTCTCCCCGCATATGTAAAACGATTATTCGACAAGTTATCTTATATTCGTAAAATTGAGAACTACACCGACGAAAAAGGAATTGTAGTTTATACAACCGGCAATCTTACCAATTTTGAGGATGCACTAAGAATGCAGGAACAAGTTAGAAGAGAAGGTATAGAAGATGCTTATGTTGTGCCGTATTTTAACGGAAAAAGAATAACTTTGAGTGAAGCTAAAGAAATTGAAAACGACAAATGA
- the rpe gene encoding ribulose-phosphate 3-epimerase, whose translation MRALVSPSILSADFNNLGTDIEMINKSVADYIHFDVMDGVFVPNISFGIPVIKHVKKIAQKPLDVHLMIVEPDKFIEPFVEAGASIITVHYEVCRHLHRTIQLIKSFGAKASVCLNPHTPVAVLEDIIGDLDMVLLMSVNPGFGGQQFIENTYKKVAQLRAMIDKTNADCIIEVDGGVNYETGKKLLDVGANVLVAGSFVFSADNPSEIISGLKSL comes from the coding sequence ATGAGAGCTTTGGTATCACCCTCAATACTATCAGCTGACTTTAACAATCTTGGAACCGACATTGAAATGATCAACAAAAGCGTTGCTGATTATATTCATTTTGATGTGATGGACGGTGTGTTTGTTCCAAATATTTCGTTTGGAATTCCGGTAATTAAACATGTAAAAAAAATTGCTCAAAAACCATTGGATGTGCATTTGATGATTGTTGAGCCTGATAAATTTATAGAACCATTTGTTGAGGCCGGGGCATCGATTATAACAGTGCACTATGAAGTATGCAGGCATTTACACCGTACAATTCAGTTGATAAAATCGTTTGGTGCAAAGGCAAGTGTATGTCTTAATCCTCACACTCCGGTAGCTGTTCTTGAAGATATTATTGGTGATTTGGATATGGTTTTATTGATGTCGGTAAATCCTGGTTTTGGAGGCCAGCAATTTATTGAAAACACATACAAGAAAGTCGCCCAATTACGCGCAATGATTGATAAAACAAACGCTGATTGTATCATTGAAGTTGATGGCGGAGTAAATTACGAAACCGGAAAAAAACTGCTTGATGTTGGTGCAAATGTGCTGGTAGCGGGTAGTTTTGTTTTTAGTGCTGATAATCCTTCAGAAATTATTTCAGGATTGAAATCATTGTGA
- the thrA gene encoding bifunctional aspartate kinase/homoserine dehydrogenase I has product MKVLKFGGTSVGSAANIKRVKDIVLNQNDDIIVVVSALGGITDKILSAAHNAASGTGDFHTELTEIRQRHDETLQELFNGSGSVKTKVDELLDELEKLLTGITLVGELTSKTLDRIAGLGERISSHIVADFIGCARKDSSEFIQTDSNFGRATVDFGLTNKNIKDAFAGFKGVAVAPGFISKNAKGEFTTLGRGGSDFTAAIFAAALDVEILEIWTDVNGFMTADPRVIRKAYTIPEITYSEAMELSHFGAKVIYPPTILPVYQKGIPIQIKNTFDPENPGTKIVKGVKNGFDRPIKGISSISGITLVTLQGIGMVGVTGISMRLFAALAKVNVNVILISQASSENSISVAIEEKALDVAEAAIREEFEKEISLGQVNKIELESGVSVVAIVGENMKHTTGIAGKLFSTMGKSGVNIIAIAQGASELNISWVVKNEDLRKTLNVVHESFFLSENVELNIFLMGIGTVGGNLLDQLKQQQQRLLKENHLRLKLAGIANSKKMLFNRDGIEIETFKEQLDASEKTSSLQGFVDEIKEMNIYNSVFVDCTANDAVADLYKEILSSNVSIVTANKVAASSEYDNYAELKKIAKKKGVKFLFETNVGAGLPIINTLNDLVNSGDKVLKIEAVLSGTLNYIFNTISADIPLSKTILMAKEEGYSEPDPRVDLSGVDVARKILILARESGYRIEMDDISINRFVPEELFDGTLEEFWAGVPELDAKFETERQRLETENKKWRFVAKFENGKAEAGLQEVDSTHPFYDLEGSNNLVMYTTERYHEFPMLIKGYGAGASVTAAGVFADIIKVSNI; this is encoded by the coding sequence ATGAAAGTGTTAAAGTTTGGTGGAACATCCGTAGGTTCCGCCGCAAACATTAAACGTGTAAAAGACATTGTACTAAACCAGAATGACGACATCATTGTGGTAGTTTCAGCCCTTGGTGGCATAACCGATAAAATTCTTTCGGCAGCGCACAATGCTGCCTCAGGAACAGGCGACTTTCATACGGAACTTACGGAAATCAGGCAAAGACACGACGAAACACTTCAGGAACTTTTTAACGGGTCCGGATCGGTAAAAACCAAGGTTGATGAGTTACTTGATGAATTGGAAAAGTTACTCACCGGAATTACTTTGGTTGGCGAATTAACATCGAAAACCCTTGATCGTATTGCGGGGCTTGGCGAACGTATTTCGTCGCACATTGTAGCCGATTTTATTGGTTGTGCGCGAAAAGATTCTTCGGAATTTATTCAAACCGACAGCAACTTTGGAAGAGCAACTGTTGACTTCGGGCTTACCAATAAAAATATTAAAGATGCTTTTGCCGGTTTTAAAGGCGTGGCAGTTGCGCCCGGTTTTATTTCGAAAAATGCAAAAGGCGAATTTACTACGCTCGGGCGCGGAGGTTCCGATTTTACTGCAGCAATTTTTGCGGCAGCGCTCGATGTTGAAATTCTTGAGATTTGGACGGATGTAAATGGTTTTATGACGGCCGATCCGCGTGTGATCCGAAAAGCATACACCATTCCGGAAATTACTTATTCCGAAGCCATGGAACTTTCGCATTTTGGCGCCAAAGTAATTTATCCGCCTACCATTTTGCCGGTTTATCAAAAAGGAATTCCTATTCAGATTAAAAATACTTTTGATCCTGAAAATCCGGGAACCAAAATTGTGAAAGGCGTAAAAAATGGTTTTGATCGCCCGATTAAAGGTATTTCGTCCATTTCCGGAATTACCCTGGTTACATTGCAAGGAATTGGAATGGTTGGAGTAACCGGAATTTCAATGCGTTTATTTGCGGCACTCGCAAAAGTAAATGTTAACGTAATTCTTATTTCGCAGGCTTCATCCGAAAATTCAATTAGTGTTGCCATCGAAGAAAAAGCGTTGGATGTTGCCGAGGCGGCAATTCGCGAAGAATTTGAAAAAGAAATTTCTCTGGGGCAGGTAAATAAAATCGAGCTGGAGAGTGGCGTTTCGGTGGTGGCTATCGTTGGCGAGAACATGAAACACACAACCGGTATTGCCGGAAAGCTTTTCTCAACCATGGGAAAAAGTGGGGTGAACATTATTGCCATTGCACAGGGGGCTTCGGAGTTGAATATTTCGTGGGTGGTTAAAAACGAAGACCTGCGAAAAACACTGAACGTGGTACACGAATCGTTCTTCCTGTCGGAAAATGTGGAGTTGAATATTTTCCTGATGGGAATTGGTACTGTTGGTGGAAACCTGCTCGACCAGTTAAAACAACAACAGCAACGCTTGTTAAAAGAAAATCATTTGCGATTGAAACTGGCAGGAATTGCCAACTCAAAAAAGATGCTCTTTAATCGCGATGGAATAGAGATTGAAACCTTTAAAGAGCAGTTGGATGCGTCGGAGAAAACATCTTCGTTACAGGGGTTTGTTGATGAGATTAAGGAAATGAATATTTACAATTCGGTATTTGTAGATTGTACCGCTAACGATGCAGTTGCTGATTTGTATAAAGAAATATTAAGCTCGAACGTTTCTATTGTTACTGCTAATAAAGTGGCAGCATCGTCGGAATACGACAATTATGCCGAGCTGAAAAAGATCGCCAAAAAGAAAGGTGTTAAGTTTCTGTTCGAAACCAATGTTGGTGCCGGACTTCCCATTATAAATACCTTAAACGACCTGGTTAATTCAGGAGATAAAGTACTAAAAATTGAGGCTGTTCTTTCCGGTACACTCAACTACATTTTTAATACAATTTCGGCTGATATTCCATTGAGTAAAACCATTTTAATGGCAAAGGAAGAAGGGTATTCTGAACCCGATCCGCGTGTTGATTTAAGTGGTGTTGATGTGGCTCGTAAAATTCTGATTCTTGCACGCGAGTCGGGATACCGCATTGAAATGGATGACATTTCGATTAACCGTTTTGTACCCGAAGAACTTTTTGACGGAACTCTTGAAGAGTTTTGGGCAGGAGTACCGGAATTGGATGCCAAATTTGAAACCGAGCGTCAACGACTGGAAACTGAAAATAAAAAATGGCGATTTGTAGCGAAGTTCGAGAACGGAAAAGCTGAAGCCGGATTGCAGGAAGTTGATTCTACACATCCGTTCTACGACCTGGAAGGAAGTAATAACCTGGTGATGTACACAACCGAACGTTATCACGAATTCCCGATGCTGATTAAAGGATATGGCGCCGGAGCTTCGGTAACCGCAGCCGGTGTGTTTGCCGACATAATAAAAGTGTCGAATATTTAG
- the recA gene encoding recombinase RecA produces the protein MTKEERAQMNKEKLKALQLTMDKIEKSYGKGSIMRMGDQGEQDIPAISSGSIALDVALGVGGFPKGRVIEIYGPESSGKTTLAIHAIAEAQKAGGIAAIVDAEHAFDPYYARKLGVDTDELLISQPDNGEQALEITDNLIRSGALDIVVIDSVAALTPKAELEGEMGDSKMGLQARLMSQALRKLTANINKTKTCCIFINQLREKIGVMFGNPETTTGGNALKFYASVRLDIRRIGQIKDGDEVNGNHVRVKVVKNKVAPPFRKAEFDIMYGEGISKSGEIIDLGVQYNIIKKSGSWFSYGETKLGQGRETVRQLIIDNPELAQELETKIIEAITGTTTTE, from the coding sequence ATGACAAAAGAGGAAAGAGCTCAAATGAATAAAGAAAAGCTGAAAGCGCTTCAGCTTACAATGGATAAAATTGAAAAGAGCTATGGAAAAGGCTCGATAATGCGCATGGGCGACCAGGGAGAGCAAGATATTCCGGCCATTTCTTCCGGATCGATTGCACTTGATGTTGCTTTGGGCGTTGGCGGATTTCCAAAAGGACGTGTAATAGAAATTTACGGTCCTGAATCGTCGGGTAAAACAACCCTGGCCATTCATGCCATTGCTGAGGCTCAAAAAGCCGGTGGTATTGCCGCAATTGTTGATGCTGAACATGCATTCGATCCGTATTATGCGCGCAAACTTGGTGTTGATACAGATGAGCTGTTGATCTCTCAACCCGATAATGGTGAGCAGGCTTTGGAAATTACCGATAACCTGATTCGTTCGGGAGCTTTGGATATTGTTGTAATCGACTCGGTTGCAGCGTTAACACCAAAAGCCGAATTGGAAGGTGAAATGGGAGACTCAAAAATGGGACTTCAGGCGCGTTTGATGTCGCAGGCATTGCGTAAACTTACCGCCAACATCAACAAAACAAAAACCTGCTGTATTTTCATTAACCAGTTACGCGAGAAAATTGGTGTAATGTTCGGTAATCCTGAAACTACAACCGGTGGTAATGCACTTAAATTTTATGCATCGGTGCGTTTGGATATTCGCCGAATTGGCCAGATTAAAGATGGCGACGAAGTGAATGGTAACCACGTTCGTGTAAAAGTGGTGAAAAACAAAGTGGCACCACCATTCCGCAAAGCCGAATTTGATATTATGTATGGCGAAGGAATTTCTAAATCAGGTGAGATTATTGATTTGGGTGTTCAATACAACATTATTAAAAAAAGCGGATCGTGGTTTAGTTATGGCGAAACAAAGTTGGGACAGGGACGTGAAACAGTACGTCAGTTGATTATCGACAATCCAGAGCTTGCTCAGGAATTGGAAACGAAAATTATTGAAGCCATTACCGGAACCACAACCACAGAATAG
- the bcp gene encoding thioredoxin-dependent thiol peroxidase: MANLKVGDKAPDFEGVNQSGEKIALKDFAGKKLILYFYPKDNTPGCTAESCNLNDNYDAWLEKGFDVVGVSPDSEKSHQKFIEKFGFKFNLIADTEKEILEAYGAWGLKKMYGKEYMGVLRKTFVIDEEGVIVEIFEKVKTKDHTNQIIETLNL; this comes from the coding sequence ATGGCAAATTTAAAAGTTGGAGATAAGGCACCGGATTTTGAAGGTGTAAATCAAAGTGGAGAGAAGATCGCCCTAAAAGATTTTGCTGGAAAAAAACTAATACTTTATTTCTACCCCAAAGACAATACTCCCGGTTGTACTGCCGAATCGTGTAATTTGAACGACAATTATGATGCATGGTTGGAAAAGGGTTTTGATGTTGTGGGAGTGAGCCCCGACAGTGAAAAATCGCATCAGAAATTTATTGAAAAATTTGGCTTTAAATTCAACCTTATTGCCGATACCGAAAAAGAAATTCTGGAGGCATACGGCGCCTGGGGATTGAAAAAAATGTACGGCAAAGAGTATATGGGAGTTTTACGAAAAACCTTTGTTATTGACGAAGAGGGCGTGATTGTAGAAATCTTCGAAAAAGTAAAAACAAAAGATCACACCAATCAAATTATTGAAACATTAAATTTATAA
- a CDS encoding ATP-dependent Clp protease adaptor ClpS → MTQKETKKIPLRDLKEGVVEENFLTLHNDDVHTFDYVIDALIDICDHGYEQATQCTMLVHYKGKCDVKKGAFNALKPMKDALIERELNATID, encoded by the coding sequence ATGACGCAGAAAGAGACCAAAAAAATCCCATTAAGAGATTTAAAAGAAGGAGTTGTTGAAGAGAATTTCCTGACTTTGCATAACGATGATGTGCATACTTTCGATTATGTAATTGATGCTTTGATAGACATTTGCGACCACGGTTACGAGCAGGCTACACAGTGTACAATGCTTGTGCACTACAAAGGAAAATGCGATGTTAAAAAGGGAGCATTTAATGCTCTAAAACCAATGAAAGATGCACTTATTGAACGCGAATTGAACGCAACTATAGACTAA
- the thrC gene encoding threonine synthase, with translation MRYYSTNKNTPDVSLKEAVVKGLAADNGLFMPERIEKFEPAFFDGIQNLSFQEIAFEVAKKFFGEDIEEAKLKEIVYDTLQFDCPVVKVTDSIYSLELFHGPTLAFKDVGARFMARLLNYFLGKQEQLVNVLVATSGDTGSAVANGFLGVEGIHVYVLYPKGKVSDIQESQFTTLGQNITALEVEGTFDDCQHLVKTAFLDEDLNKKLVLTSANSINVARFLPQAFYYFNAYARLKEAGKLDDKKFVVSVPSGNFGNLTAGLIAAEMGLPVEQFIAANNENDVVFEYLESGEYKPRPSVETIANAMDVGAPSNFARILDLYQHDHAIISNMIKGYRYSDEQIRAVILKVYNEQNYLCDPHGACGYQSLCEYLADDEIGIYLETAHPAKFTETVENVIGKGKVVLPEKLAAFMKGEKQSEQMTKDYENFRSFLLKTVV, from the coding sequence ATGAGATACTATAGTACAAATAAAAATACCCCCGATGTTTCTTTAAAAGAAGCCGTTGTAAAAGGGTTGGCTGCCGATAATGGTTTGTTTATGCCCGAACGGATTGAAAAATTCGAACCGGCTTTTTTTGATGGAATCCAAAATCTGTCGTTTCAGGAAATTGCTTTCGAAGTTGCGAAGAAATTTTTTGGCGAAGATATTGAAGAGGCAAAACTAAAAGAGATTGTTTACGATACATTGCAATTTGATTGTCCGGTTGTAAAAGTTACCGATTCTATCTATTCGCTGGAATTGTTTCATGGACCAACACTGGCATTTAAAGATGTGGGAGCGCGCTTTATGGCGCGTTTGCTCAATTATTTTCTGGGCAAACAAGAGCAGTTGGTAAACGTTTTGGTAGCCACATCGGGCGATACCGGAAGTGCAGTTGCCAACGGATTTCTCGGAGTCGAAGGCATTCATGTTTATGTGCTTTATCCAAAAGGCAAAGTGAGTGATATTCAGGAATCGCAGTTTACAACATTGGGGCAGAATATTACAGCCCTTGAGGTGGAAGGAACTTTTGATGATTGTCAGCATTTGGTAAAAACAGCTTTTCTGGATGAAGACCTGAATAAAAAATTAGTACTGACATCAGCAAACTCGATAAATGTAGCGCGTTTTCTTCCGCAGGCATTTTATTATTTTAATGCTTATGCCCGCCTGAAAGAAGCAGGCAAACTTGATGATAAGAAGTTCGTTGTTTCGGTGCCAAGCGGAAACTTTGGAAATCTTACAGCCGGCTTAATTGCAGCAGAAATGGGCTTACCGGTTGAACAATTTATTGCGGCAAATAACGAAAACGACGTAGTTTTTGAGTACCTCGAAAGTGGAGAATACAAACCACGACCGTCTGTTGAAACCATTGCCAATGCAATGGATGTTGGTGCGCCGAGTAATTTTGCCCGCATTTTGGATCTTTATCAGCACGATCATGCGATAATTTCAAATATGATAAAAGGTTATCGTTATTCTGATGAGCAAATCAGAGCGGTGATTCTAAAAGTTTATAACGAACAAAATTACCTTTGCGATCCGCACGGAGCTTGCGGTTACCAATCTTTATGTGAGTATTTAGCCGACGATGAAATTGGAATTTATTTAGAAACTGCCCATCCGGCAAAGTTTACCGAAACGGTAGAAAATGTGATTGGAAAAGGTAAAGTCGTTTTACCTGAGAAGCTTGCTGCCTTTATGAAAGGCGAAAAACAAAGTGAGCAAATGACCAAAGACTACGAAAATTTTAGAAGTTTTCTACTAAAAACCGTAGTTTAA